The Cataglyphis hispanica isolate Lineage 1 chromosome 5, ULB_Chis1_1.0, whole genome shotgun sequence genome has a segment encoding these proteins:
- the LOC126849501 gene encoding breast cancer metastasis-suppressor 1-like protein, with the protein MPSVKDESEAEGEEMSHDSNESNQSSVSCDSSAEHTDSDDSSEMDEDECERRRNECMENLLDLERQFTLLKEQLYRERITQVDTKLGEVRVGKSEEYLIPLERLKENMKTKTEVAGILKQYRLQNIQNKFLAEEQAALQNFESEKGLIWDCIHNDLQDKIRRLEEDRNNVDIHADLWLNTTGRRRRNHTERRRAVSVAGPYIVYMLNDADILEDWALIKKSLSSWKTEIM; encoded by the exons ATGCCAAGCGTTAAGGATGAATCGGAGGCAGAAGGGGAGGAGATGTCCCATGACAGTAACGAAAGTAATCAGAGTTCTGTATCATGTGACAGTAGTGCAGAACACACTGACAGTGATGATTCTTCAGAGATGGATGAGGATGAATGTGAGAGGAGACGTAATGAATGCATGGAAAACTTATTAGATCTAGAAAGACAGTTTACTCTTCTCAAAGAACA ACTGTATCGAGAAAGAATTACACAAGTGGACACAAAACTTGGAGAAGTACGTGTTGGAAAATCTGAAGAATATCTAATACCACTAGAACGACTAAAGGAAAACATGAAAACAAAAACAGAAGTTGCTGGAATATTGAAACAGTACAGgttgcaaaatatacaaaataaatttctagcaGAAGAGCAGGCTGCcttgcaaaattttgaaagtgaGAAAGGACTAATTTGGGATTGTATTCATAACGATCTCCAAGACAAGATTCGCCGTTTAGAGGAAGATAGAAACAATGTGGACATACATGCGGATTTATGGCTTAATACGACTGGTAGGAGACGCAGAAATCATACGGAGAGAAGGCGAGCAGTTTCCGTTGCAGGTCCATACATTGTTTATATGCTCAACGATGCGGATATATTAGAGGATTGggcgttaataaaaaaaagtttaagcaGTTGGAAAAcggaaataatgtaa